From the genome of Epinephelus lanceolatus isolate andai-2023 chromosome 23, ASM4190304v1, whole genome shotgun sequence, one region includes:
- the LOC117249421 gene encoding small integral membrane protein 30, with amino-acid sequence MAPKLELPNAAAIIWMIFLSLIPPVEAYDAGDALALLLCTILTVVGFCAFLGWYARKRDGPQ; translated from the coding sequence ATGGCTCCCAAACTTGAACTTCCAAACGCTGCGGCGATCATCTGGATGATCTTCCTCTCCCTGATCCCCCCTGTGGAGGCTTACGATGCGGGCGACGCGTTAGCCCTGCTCCTGTGCACCATCCTGACCGTGGTGGGCTTCTGCGCGTTCCTCGGCTGGTACGCACGGAAGCGGGACGGACCGCAGTGA